In Manis pentadactyla isolate mManPen7 chromosome 11, mManPen7.hap1, whole genome shotgun sequence, one DNA window encodes the following:
- the LOC118913530 gene encoding olfactory receptor 4F4 translates to MVTEFIFLGLSNSPELQIFLFVFFFVFYLGIVFGNLLIVITVAYDSRLHSPMYFLLANLSLIDLCLSSVTAPKMIADFFRKRKVISFKGCLAQIFLLHFFGGSELVILTAMALDRYAAICKPLRYTTIMCSNVCVGIMAAAWGAGFLHSVSQLAFAVNLPFCGPNEVDSFYCDLPRVIKLACTDTYRLDIMVIANSGVLTVCSFVLLIISYTIILVTIQHRPSDRSSKVLSTLTAHITVVLLFFGPCIFIYTWPFPIKSLDKFLAVFYSVVTPLLNPIIYTLRNKDMKTAMRRLRKWDANSWIKS, encoded by the coding sequence ATGGTGACTGAGTTCATTTTTCTGGGACTCTCCAATTCTCCAGAACTCCAGATTTTcctatttgtgttcttttttgtaTTCTATCTAGGAATTGTGTTTGGAAACCTTCTTATTGTCATCACCGTGGCTTATGACTCCCGTCTTCACTCCCCTATGTACTTCTTGCTGGCCAACCTCTCGCTCATTGATCTGTGTCTGTCTTCAGTCACAGCACCCAAGATGATTGCTGATTTTTTCAGGAAACGCAAAGTCATCTCTTTCAAGGGCTGCCTTGCTCAGATATTTCTCCTCCACTTCTTTGGTGGGAGTGAGTTGGTGATCCTTACAGCCATGGCCTTGGACAGATATGCAGCAATCTGTAAACCCCTTCGCTACACAACAATCATGTGTAGCAATGTATGCGTTGGCATCATGGCTGCTGCATGGGGAGCTGGCTTCCTCCACTCAGTGAGCCAGCTGGCCTTTGCGGTGAACTTACCTTTCTGTGGTCCCAACGAAGTTGACAGCTTTTACTGTGACCTCCCCAGGGTCATCAAACTTGCCTGTACAGACACCTACAGGTTGGATATCATGGTCATTGCTAACAGTGGTGTGCTCACTGTGTGTTCTTTTGTCCTCCTAATCATCTCCTATACTATCATTCTAGTCACCATCCAGCATCGCCCTTCAGACAGGTCATCCAAGGTTCTGTCCACTTTGACTGCTCACATCACTGTTGTTCTTTTGTTCTTTGGACCATGTATCTTCATTTACACCTGGCCATTCCCCATCAAGTCATTAGATAAATTCCTTgctgtgttttattctgtggtcACTCCTCTCTTGAACCCAATTATATATACACTGAGGAACAAAGACATGAAGACTGCAATGAGACGGCTGAGAAAATGGGATGCAAATTCTTGGATAAAGTCTTAG